A DNA window from Augochlora pura isolate Apur16 chromosome 9, APUR_v2.2.1, whole genome shotgun sequence contains the following coding sequences:
- the LOC144474751 gene encoding small conductance calcium-activated potassium channel protein-like has translation MIDNCADDWRIAMTGRRIGQIVLELVICAVHPIPGETYFVWTTKLVNKNGDFGSKMVPLDVGLSLPMFFRLYLIFRVMLLHSRLFTDASSRSIGALNRINFNTRFVLKTLMTICPGTVLVVFMVSLWIIASWTLRQCERFHDEEHANLLNAMWLIAITFLSVGFGDIVPNTYCGRGIAVSTGIMGAACTALLVAVVSRKLELTRAEKHVHNFMMDTQLTKKMKNAAANVLRETWLIYKYTRLVKRANPGRVRTHQRKFLLAIYKLRKVKMDQRKLMDNANTITDMAKTQNTVYEIVSDMSTRQDTLEERLVGLEDRLIGLEDKLSGLQVQLELLPEELTRCLAQHAERMEQRRNFLHPNAAVAMAAAAAASSGGGVGSGGGGGGGGVSAGNTLSMSISGSNVCAHHPLASLSNSPLLPYSRSVPSAPSTISLHPWPVSPVLPPVSSRTPHLVPETGKHQSLAHSTVAATTTSQSATRLTSQSRMGGLGNSQGSDKSPHS, from the exons ATGATCGATAACTGCGCGGACGACTGGCGGATCGCGATGACCGGCCGCAGGATCGGTCAGATCGTTCTCGAGTTGGTGATCTGCGCGGTGCACCCGATCCCCGGCGAGACCTACTTCGTGTGGACGACCAAGCTGGTGAACAAGAACGGCGACTTCGGCTCGAAAATGGTGCCGCTCGACGTCGGCCTCTCCCTGCCGATGTTCTTCAGACTCTACCTCATCTTTCGCGTGATGCTGCTGCACTCGAGGCTGTTCACCGACGCCTCGTCCCGCAGCATAGGGGCCTTGAATCGTATTAACTTCAACACCAGGTTCGTCCTGAAAACCCTGATGACCATCTGCCCGGGCACCGTCTTGGTGGTCTTCATGGTCTCGTTGTGGATCATCGCCTCTTGGACGTTGCGCCAGTGCGAGAG GTTCCACGACGAGGAGCACGCGAATCTCCTTAATGCGATGTGGCTCATCGCAATCACGTTTCTGAGCGTCGGTTTCGGCGACATCGTGCCCAACACGTACTGCGGTCGAGGTATAGCCGTTTCCACCGGAATAATG GGCGCCGCGTGCACGGCCTTGCTGGTGGCGGTTGTTTCCAGGAAGCTCGAGCTCACAAGGGCGGAGAAGCACGTTCATAACTTTATGATGGATACGCAATTAACGAAAAAG ATGAAaaacgccgcggcgaacgTGTTGCGCGAGACGTGGCTAATTTACAAGTACACGCGGCTCGTGAAACGTGCCAATCCGGGACGTGTTCGTACGCACCAGCGGAAATTTCTGTTGGCTATATACAA GCTCAGGAAAGTGAAAATGGATCAGCGAAAATTAATGGACAACGCCAACACCATCACGGACATGGCCAAG ACGCAGAACACAGTCTACGAGATCGTCTCGGACATGAGCACGCGTCAGGACACCCTCGAGGAACGTCTGGTGGGTCTGGAGGACCGGCTGATCGGCCTAGAAGACAAACTGTCCGGCCTCCAGGTGCAGCTGGAGCTGCTGCCCGAGGAGCTGACCAGGTGCCTAGCTCAGCACGCGGAGCGTATGGAGCAGAGGCGTAACTTCCTTCATCCGAACGCGGCGGTCGCGAtggctgcggcggcggcggcgtcgtccggcggcggcgtcggcagcggcggcgggggcGGCGGGGGCGGCGTCTCCGCCGGAAACACCCTGTCGATGAGCATATCCGGCAGCAACGTGTGCGCCCATCATCCGCTAGCCAGCCTGTCGAACTCACCTCTGCTGCCATACTCGAGGAGCGTGCCGAGCGCGCCCAGCACCATATCCCTTCATCCTTGGCCAGTCAGCCCGGTCCTGCCTCCGGTGTCGAGTCGTACGCCACACCTGGTCCCGGAGACCGGCAAGCACCAAAGCCTGGCACATTCCACGGTGGCGGCGACCACGACCTCGCAGTCGGCCACCAGGCTCACCTCGCAGTCCAGAATGGGAGGACTGGGCAACAGTCAGGGCTCCGACAAGTCTCCACACAGCTGA